The nucleotide sequence AAATGTGCAGAAGGTTTTCTGTCCTTGGTAACTACCGTCCAGTTGTCTTCTAAAGTTTCTACCTCATGGGTCCCCATGTTTACCATTGGTTCAATGGCCAAAGTAACTCCAGCATGTAACCTAGGTCCACGACCAGGCTTTCCAAAGTTAGGCACTTGTGGTTCTTCATGCATATTTTTCCCTATGCCATGACCTACATAGTCCCTAACAACTGAATAACCTTTGTTTTCAACAAAGCTCTGGACAGCATGGGATATATCAGTAATCCTGTTGTTGGTTACGACCTTTTCAATTCCTTTTGCTAGTGATTCCTCTGTAACATTTAATAGTCTTTTTAATTCTTCATCTATATCCCCAACAGGATTTGTCCGCGCAGCATCACCACAATACCCATTAATAACTGCTCCAATGTCAATACTAACAATATCACCATTTTTCAGTTTTTTTAAACCAGGTATTCCATGAACAACTTCTTCATTTATTGATGCACAAATGCTTGCTGGAAAGCCTTTGTATCCTTTAAAAGCTGGCTTTGCACCTTCAGCAATTATTATATTCTCTGCTAAAGTATCCAGTTCCTGTGTAGTCATCTCAGGCTTTATAGCATTAGAAAGCTCTTCATGAGCTTTAGCCACAACCCGGCCTGCATCTCTCATATATACCAGTTCCCTGTCAGACTTTAGAATGATCATTACCATTTTCTCCCTATACTTTGCCCTACAGCTTTAAAAACTGTTCCCATATCTTGATTACCATTAATCTCTTTTAACAAGCCCTTATCTTTGTAGAAGTTTATTAGTGGCTCTGTGTTTTTCAAATAGACCTTTAGTCGATTTTCCACAGTATCTTTTTTATCATCATCTCTCTGATAAACTTCACCCTGACATTTGTCACATACATCTGTAACTTTTGGTGGTGCGTATAGCGAATGATATGTTGTACCACATTGCTTACAGACCCTTCTTCCAGTCAATCTAGAGATTAAATCTTCTTGGGGTACAGTAATATAGATTACAGCATCAAGCTCCTGATTAATATCCTCGAGGAGCTTATCTAATGCTTGTGCTTGTGGAACAGTTCTAGGGAAACCATCTAGCATAAAACCTGGCTGGCAATCATCTGCAAGAAGCCTTTCTTTAACAATTCCAATGGTAACTTCATCAGGAACCAATTCTCCCTTATCCATATACTCCTTAGCCTTTTTGCCTAGATCTGTACCTTCTTTTATAGCAAGTCTAAACATATCACCAGTAGATATATGTGGAATATCCAACTCTTCTACTAAACGTTCCCCTTGAGTACCTTTTCCAGCACCTGGAGGGCCCATCAAAATAATTCTCATGGTTTTTTACCTCCCTGTGACCTATTTCATAAACCCTTGATAGTGACGCATCATTAATTGAGACTCTATTTGTTTCATGGTTTCTAATGCAACACCCACAACAATTAGTAATCCAGTACCACCAAACGCAATGTTTAAACCTGTTATGCCCATAATAAAGTTTGGCATCAATGCAATAAATGCAAGGAACAGGGCTCCTGCTAAAGTAATTCTAGTTAATACTCTATCAATATATTCTGTAGTAGGCCTACCAGGACGAAGTCCTGGAATAAATCCACCATACTTTTTCATATTATCTGCAACATCCTGAGGATTAAAAGTAACTGCAGTATAGAAATAAGTGAAGAATATAATAAACATAGCATACATTATCATATATGGTATTGATGTAAAGTTAAATACACCTAATACCCATTGAGCAAAACCACTTTGCGGAAACCACTGAGCTATTGTTGATGGAAAGAGCAGTATTGACATTGCAAATATTACTGGAATAACACCTGCTTGGTTAACTTTCAAAGGAATATGAGTGCTTTGTCCTCCATATACCTTTCTTCCAACAACACGCTTAGCATATTGAACTGGTATTCTTCTTTGTCCTTCGTGTATATACACTATTCCTGCTATTATCAGTAAAGCCATGATTAGAAATATTATAATTGTGATAATACTGGCTTCACCAGTTATCACATAATTGTATAGTGTCACAATACCGCCTGGTATGCCAGAAACAATACCTGCAAAAATAATCAAGGATATACCGTTTCCAATACCCTTTTCTGTTATAAGCTCACCTAACCACATCAAAAATGCTGTGCCTGCTGTTAAGGATATAGTAACTACAGCATAGCTTGGCAATGATGGGTCTACAAGAATACCACTTCTTCCAAAAAATACTGACATGCCTCCAGCCTGGATAAAACCGAGGATCACAGTACCATACCGGGTAAATTGAACAATTTTCTTTCTGCCTTCTTCACCCTCTTTTGCTAGCCTTTCAAGATAAGGTACAACTACCGTTAGCAACTGCATAATAATTGATGCGTTTATATAAGGCATGATACCCATGGCAAACACAGTCACATTACTTAATGCGCCACCTGATATAACGTCCATAAAACCAAATATAGAACCACTACCAAGCATTTCTTTGAAAGCAACCGTGTCAACACCAGGAACTGGTATATGAGCCCCAAATCTGAAAATTAAAAACATCATTAGGGTAAATATTATTTTTGTTCTTAAATCCTTTGCTTTCCATGCACTTTGTAACGTTTCTAACATTTATACCACCTCAACAGTTCCGCCAGCAGCTGTAATTTTTTCTTGAGCTGTATGACTAAAAGCATGTGCTTTTACTGTAAGAGCTTTAGTGATTTCGCCATTTCCAAGGATTTTAACTCCATCCCTGGTTTTCTTTATGATCCCTTTTTCCAACATTAACTCTGGAGTAACTACAACACCCTCATCAAATACATTTAATGAATCGAGACTTACAATAACAATATCTTTTCTAAAGATATTTGTAAACCCTCTTTTGGGTAATCTTCTGATAAGAGGCATTTGGCCACCTTCAAAACCAGGTC is from Desulfitibacter sp. BRH_c19 and encodes:
- a CDS encoding preprotein translocase subunit SecY, with the translated sequence MLETLQSAWKAKDLRTKIIFTLMMFLIFRFGAHIPVPGVDTVAFKEMLGSGSIFGFMDVISGGALSNVTVFAMGIMPYINASIIMQLLTVVVPYLERLAKEGEEGRKKIVQFTRYGTVILGFIQAGGMSVFFGRSGILVDPSLPSYAVVTISLTAGTAFLMWLGELITEKGIGNGISLIIFAGIVSGIPGGIVTLYNYVITGEASIITIIIFLIMALLIIAGIVYIHEGQRRIPVQYAKRVVGRKVYGGQSTHIPLKVNQAGVIPVIFAMSILLFPSTIAQWFPQSGFAQWVLGVFNFTSIPYMIMYAMFIIFFTYFYTAVTFNPQDVADNMKKYGGFIPGLRPGRPTTEYIDRVLTRITLAGALFLAFIALMPNFIMGITGLNIAFGGTGLLIVVGVALETMKQIESQLMMRHYQGFMK
- a CDS encoding adenylate kinase, whose amino-acid sequence is MRIILMGPPGAGKGTQGERLVEELDIPHISTGDMFRLAIKEGTDLGKKAKEYMDKGELVPDEVTIGIVKERLLADDCQPGFMLDGFPRTVPQAQALDKLLEDINQELDAVIYITVPQEDLISRLTGRRVCKQCGTTYHSLYAPPKVTDVCDKCQGEVYQRDDDKKDTVENRLKVYLKNTEPLINFYKDKGLLKEINGNQDMGTVFKAVGQSIGRKW
- a CDS encoding methionine aminopeptidase, whose protein sequence is MIILKSDRELVYMRDAGRVVAKAHEELSNAIKPEMTTQELDTLAENIIIAEGAKPAFKGYKGFPASICASINEEVVHGIPGLKKLKNGDIVSIDIGAVINGYCGDAARTNPVGDIDEELKRLLNVTEESLAKGIEKVVTNNRITDISHAVQSFVENKGYSVVRDYVGHGIGKNMHEEPQVPNFGKPGRGPRLHAGVTLAIEPMVNMGTHEVETLEDNWTVVTKDRKPSAHFEHTVAVTEDGPEILTKL
- a CDS encoding 50S ribosomal protein L15, translated to MRIHDLKPGEGSKKTRTRRGRGMGSGLGKTSGRGHGGQKSRSGGGVRPGFEGGQMPLIRRLPKRGFTNIFRKDIVIVSLDSLNVFDEGVVVTPELMLEKGIIKKTRDGVKILGNGEITKALTVKAHAFSHTAQEKITAAGGTVEVV